Proteins found in one Maridesulfovibrio sp. genomic segment:
- a CDS encoding caspase family protein — protein MKNNVSFGLFTFFLVAAISTTLLFASDCLAQKRLALLIGNSAYTKIGALKNPVNDVTAMNRSLTKAGFDVMVVKNADRSTMGRAIDDFGRMLKNYDVGLFYFSGHGLQVNGINYLCPLGMSIQGQSDVQYEAVDAGKVLAKMEDAGNRMNIVILDACRNNPFKRSFRSMRSGLAQMDAPTGSFIAFATAPGKTALDGRGNNSPYVTHMLSNMNRKGLTIEQFFKKVRQGVIKDTSRKQVPWESSSLVGDFYFSGKGSSGSSQSSSQSSTTTPQQQTPPPAPPQTPKPKNNGDEVMDMLLN, from the coding sequence ATGAAAAATAATGTATCATTCGGGCTGTTCACTTTTTTTCTAGTGGCGGCCATTTCCACCACGCTGCTTTTTGCGAGTGATTGTCTTGCCCAGAAGCGGTTGGCTCTGCTTATCGGTAACTCGGCATATACGAAAATAGGCGCGCTTAAAAATCCTGTTAATGATGTTACAGCCATGAATCGTTCGCTAACAAAAGCGGGGTTTGATGTGATGGTTGTAAAGAATGCCGACCGCTCCACCATGGGTAGAGCCATTGATGATTTCGGGCGCATGCTTAAAAATTATGATGTGGGTTTGTTTTATTTTTCAGGGCACGGTTTGCAGGTTAACGGCATAAATTATCTTTGCCCTCTGGGTATGTCCATTCAGGGGCAGTCGGACGTGCAGTATGAAGCTGTGGATGCCGGAAAGGTGCTGGCCAAAATGGAAGATGCCGGAAACCGCATGAATATTGTAATCCTCGATGCCTGCCGCAACAACCCCTTTAAGCGCAGTTTTCGTTCCATGCGCAGCGGTCTGGCCCAGATGGATGCCCCCACCGGCTCCTTTATCGCTTTTGCTACCGCACCGGGCAAGACAGCCCTTGACGGACGCGGCAACAACAGCCCTTATGTGACCCATATGCTGAGCAATATGAACCGCAAGGGCCTGACCATTGAACAGTTTTTCAAGAAGGTCCGTCAGGGAGTCATTAAAGATACCAGCCGCAAACAGGTTCCGTGGGAATCTTCTTCGCTGGTGGGTGATTTCTATTTTTCCGGCAAAGGATCTTCCGGTTCTTCGCAGTCTTCAAGCCAATCTTCCACAACAACACCGCAACAGCAGACTCCGCCTCCAGCCCCGCCTCAGACGCCGAAGCCCAAGAATAACGGCGACGAAGTCATGGATATGCTGCTGAACTAA
- a CDS encoding DUF2628 domain-containing protein: protein MEMITSQDYQEYIGPNAGKYLFNFAKFQQLHDGFTVTWHWPAFLFGFWWFLYRKMYFWAAITFLIGFLPFGNFIAQIGYGMSAYFFYYRDSTAKIGAIKSTAPAGGASVIMRDTGGVHSWVKIVGLICFFLQPLWIFFMSLFFGSAFIFSFHQVMV, encoded by the coding sequence ATGGAAATGATCACTTCACAGGATTATCAGGAATACATAGGCCCCAATGCGGGTAAATATCTTTTTAACTTTGCAAAATTCCAGCAATTGCATGACGGTTTTACCGTTACGTGGCACTGGCCTGCATTTTTGTTCGGGTTCTGGTGGTTTTTGTATCGTAAGATGTATTTTTGGGCGGCGATCACATTTTTGATCGGTTTTCTGCCCTTTGGAAATTTCATCGCTCAGATCGGTTACGGAATGAGTGCATACTTTTTTTACTACCGCGACAGTACCGCCAAAATAGGAGCCATCAAATCAACCGCTCCGGCGGGCGGGGCCTCGGTGATCATGCGCGATACCGGTGGAGTCCACAGCTGGGTGAAGATTGTCGGCCTGATTTGTTTTTTCCTGCAGCCACTCTGGATCTTTTTTATGTCCCTTTTCTTCGGAAGTGCTTTCATCTTTTCTTTCCATCAAGTTATGGTATAA
- the hisS gene encoding histidine--tRNA ligase codes for MAKIQKIKGVADLFPEDSARYAFMEKTARDVFTSYGFGELRVPILEKTELFCRSIGEETDVVQKEMYTFPDRKGRSLTMRPEATAGVVRAYVENKVYQPGKVSKFFTYGPMFRYERPQAGRMRQFHQIDAEVFGAAEPQADAEVLLMLSSFLSSIGLQKLSFELNSLGCPECRPKYNQALKDFLTSLDREQLCEDCQRRMDTNPLRVLDCKSKNCKALTEKAPILPDHLCGECRDHFDTVIALIDEAGLQYTLNPRLVRGLDYYQRTAFEVTSGEIGAQTAVAGGGRYDGLVESLGGPKKVPAIGFACGMERLAMLLDGEYEPSTDFYVALVDERSAKDSLIFAEKLRRSGLKGEVGFAAKSMKAQLRYANKINAQKCFIFGADEYENGTVTIKDMAEDGEQETVSRTEYFK; via the coding sequence ATGGCAAAAATACAAAAAATTAAAGGCGTTGCAGACCTCTTCCCTGAAGATAGCGCAAGATATGCATTCATGGAGAAGACCGCAAGAGATGTTTTCACTTCTTACGGTTTCGGTGAACTGAGAGTTCCCATTCTGGAAAAAACAGAACTTTTCTGTCGTTCCATCGGTGAGGAAACTGATGTTGTTCAAAAAGAAATGTACACCTTCCCCGACCGTAAGGGCCGCTCCCTGACTATGCGTCCCGAAGCGACCGCCGGGGTTGTCCGCGCATACGTGGAAAACAAGGTCTACCAGCCGGGCAAGGTCAGCAAATTTTTTACCTACGGTCCAATGTTCAGGTACGAAAGACCGCAGGCTGGCCGCATGCGTCAGTTTCATCAGATTGATGCGGAAGTTTTCGGAGCAGCTGAACCTCAGGCCGATGCTGAAGTTTTGCTCATGCTCTCTTCCTTTTTAAGTAGTATCGGTTTGCAAAAACTTTCTTTCGAATTGAATTCCCTTGGTTGTCCTGAATGCCGTCCCAAGTACAATCAGGCCCTGAAGGATTTCTTGACTTCTCTTGACCGGGAACAGCTTTGCGAAGATTGCCAGCGTCGCATGGACACAAATCCTCTGCGAGTACTTGACTGCAAAAGCAAGAATTGCAAAGCCCTTACCGAGAAGGCACCAATTCTTCCGGATCACCTTTGCGGAGAGTGTCGTGATCATTTTGATACCGTCATCGCTCTGATTGACGAGGCTGGACTCCAATATACCCTCAATCCCCGCCTTGTTCGTGGATTGGACTACTACCAGCGAACCGCCTTTGAGGTGACTTCAGGGGAGATTGGAGCGCAGACAGCTGTTGCCGGTGGCGGTCGTTATGACGGGTTGGTGGAATCACTTGGCGGCCCCAAGAAGGTTCCGGCAATCGGTTTTGCCTGCGGAATGGAACGTCTTGCCATGCTTCTGGATGGCGAGTACGAACCGTCCACGGATTTCTATGTGGCTTTGGTAGATGAAAGATCAGCCAAGGATTCACTCATTTTTGCTGAAAAACTCCGCCGCTCCGGTCTTAAAGGAGAAGTGGGATTCGCTGCCAAAAGCATGAAAGCCCAGTTGCGGTATGCTAATAAAATCAACGCGCAGAAATGCTTTATCTTCGGCGCGGACGAATATGAAAACGGAACGGTCACCATTAAGGATATGGCCGAAGACGGGGAGCAGGAAACTGTGAGCCGTACCGAATATTTTAAGTAA
- the aspS gene encoding aspartate--tRNA ligase: protein MSEQIEERDYDEYRVIEPLGDWTRTHNCNQITAANLGEKVLIMGWVQFRRDHGGLIFIDLRDREGLTQVVFSPEHNAEAHERAHAIRSEYVVAIKGEVRERPEGMRNTNLTTGEIEIVVDEWKLLNTSETPPFAIEDRSDASEMLRLKYRFLDLRRPTLAKNFILRNKAAQSVRRYLDNLGFLEIETPVLTKSTPEGARDFLVPSRMNNGDFYALPQSPQLFKQMLMVSGMDRYFQIVKCFRDEDLRADRQPEFTQIDIEMSFVNEEQVMGMAEEMVRTVFKETIETELPAAFPRMTYADAMRDYGCDKPDVRFDLKLQEATEIFKGSDFKVFASSELIKILRVPNGAELSRKEIDEYTKFVEIYGSKGLAWIKVKENGDWQSPIVKFFSEEECAKLRELTNCQPGDILFFQAGAADIVNAALAALRIKIGERFELIDESKFAPLWITDFPLLEYNPEEKRYVARHHPFTSPQEGQIDELSDKPADALARAYDLVMNGYEVGGGSIRIHTPEMQEKMFAALGIDEEEARAKFGFLMDALQFGAPPHGGIAFGLDRLIMILCGAKSIRDVIAFPKTQKATCLMTEAPAGVSATQLRELGIRLREKKEA from the coding sequence ATGTCTGAACAGATTGAAGAACGCGATTATGACGAATACCGGGTGATTGAGCCTCTTGGCGATTGGACACGGACCCACAACTGCAACCAGATTACAGCTGCAAACCTGGGCGAAAAAGTCCTGATCATGGGCTGGGTTCAGTTTCGCCGTGACCACGGCGGGCTGATTTTTATCGACCTGCGTGACCGCGAAGGCCTCACTCAGGTTGTTTTCAGCCCTGAACACAATGCAGAGGCCCATGAGCGCGCCCACGCTATCCGCTCCGAATACGTGGTCGCCATTAAAGGTGAAGTTCGCGAACGCCCCGAAGGCATGCGCAACACCAACCTGACCACCGGTGAAATCGAGATTGTTGTTGACGAGTGGAAGCTGCTCAACACTTCCGAAACTCCTCCGTTTGCCATTGAAGACCGTAGCGATGCTTCCGAAATGCTGCGTCTCAAATACCGTTTTCTGGACCTGCGCCGCCCTACTCTTGCCAAGAACTTTATTCTGCGCAACAAGGCCGCCCAGTCCGTACGCCGTTACCTCGACAATCTCGGTTTTCTCGAAATCGAGACTCCGGTACTGACCAAGTCCACTCCCGAAGGAGCACGCGACTTCCTCGTACCCAGCCGCATGAATAACGGTGATTTCTATGCCCTGCCGCAGTCCCCTCAGCTTTTCAAACAGATGCTGATGGTTTCCGGCATGGACCGCTATTTCCAGATTGTTAAATGTTTCCGCGATGAAGACCTGCGCGCCGACCGCCAGCCCGAGTTCACCCAGATTGATATCGAAATGAGCTTTGTTAATGAAGAGCAGGTTATGGGCATGGCAGAAGAAATGGTTCGCACCGTCTTCAAAGAGACCATCGAAACTGAGCTTCCCGCTGCTTTCCCCCGCATGACCTACGCAGACGCCATGCGTGATTACGGTTGCGATAAACCGGATGTACGTTTCGACCTCAAACTTCAGGAAGCAACCGAAATCTTCAAGGGTTCCGACTTCAAAGTTTTCGCCAGCTCCGAACTGATCAAAATCCTGCGCGTACCGAATGGAGCCGAACTTTCCCGCAAGGAAATCGACGAATATACCAAATTCGTTGAAATATACGGTTCCAAAGGTCTTGCATGGATCAAGGTTAAGGAAAACGGCGACTGGCAGTCACCCATCGTTAAATTCTTCTCTGAAGAAGAATGCGCCAAACTGCGCGAGCTCACCAACTGCCAGCCCGGCGACATTCTCTTCTTCCAGGCTGGAGCAGCTGATATCGTCAACGCCGCTCTCGCTGCCCTGCGCATCAAAATCGGTGAACGTTTTGAACTCATCGACGAGTCCAAATTCGCCCCGCTCTGGATCACCGACTTTCCGCTGCTTGAGTACAACCCCGAAGAAAAACGCTATGTCGCCCGTCACCATCCCTTTACCTCACCGCAGGAAGGACAGATTGACGAACTGAGTGACAAGCCCGCAGACGCACTTGCCCGCGCATACGACCTCGTAATGAACGGCTATGAAGTAGGCGGCGGGTCCATCCGTATTCATACCCCGGAAATGCAGGAAAAGATGTTTGCTGCACTTGGTATCGATGAAGAAGAAGCCCGCGCCAAATTCGGCTTCCTCATGGATGCACTTCAGTTCGGCGCACCGCCGCATGGTGGTATTGCTTTTGGTCTGGACAGACTTATTATGATTCTGTGCGGCGCGAAATCCATCAGGGACGTAATCGCTTTCCCCAAAACACAGAAAGCAACCTGCCTGATGACTGAAGCACCCGCAGGTGTTTCCGCTACCCAGCTCCGTGAGCTCGGTATCCGCCTTAGAGAAAAGAAAGAAGCGTAA
- the def gene encoding peptide deformylase, whose protein sequence is MKLDILAYPEESLKEVCSRVEEVTPELKEQIDNMIETMYADDGVGLAAPQVGLQKRLIVIDPSGPKERTELQVIINPEIVEKSSQKVDSEEACLSCPGFKCVIKRHEAVTVTGTDLEGNDLRIEADEFLAIVLQHEIDHLDGTLIVDRVGRLKRAMYDKKVKKWQKSAGK, encoded by the coding sequence ATGAAATTAGATATTTTAGCTTATCCTGAAGAGTCTTTGAAAGAAGTCTGTTCCAGAGTTGAAGAAGTAACTCCTGAGCTTAAGGAACAGATCGATAACATGATTGAGACCATGTATGCTGACGACGGCGTGGGCCTTGCTGCTCCGCAGGTCGGTCTTCAGAAGCGCCTGATCGTAATTGACCCTTCCGGTCCCAAAGAACGCACAGAACTGCAGGTCATCATCAACCCTGAAATCGTTGAAAAAAGCAGTCAGAAGGTGGATTCCGAGGAAGCCTGCCTTTCCTGCCCCGGTTTCAAATGCGTAATCAAACGCCACGAAGCAGTAACTGTTACCGGGACCGATCTTGAAGGTAATGACTTACGCATTGAAGCTGACGAATTTCTGGCCATAGTGCTGCAGCATGAAATTGATCATCTGGACGGAACTCTTATTGTCGACCGTGTTGGCCGCCTGAAACGTGCAATGTACGATAAGAAGGTAAAAAAATGGCAGAAAAGCGCTGGAAAATAG
- the fmt gene encoding methionyl-tRNA formyltransferase, which translates to MAEKRWKIVFMGTPDFASTILEYLVEWDGCEVIAAYSQPDRKCGRGQKVRCSAVKEVALKHDIPVYQPLNFKDEKDVEELRSLEPDFLVVAAYGLILPQAVLDIPAVMPINVHASLLPKYRGAAPIHRSVANGDHATGITIMKMEAGLDTGPILLQQALGIAWDDFTGKIHDELAAMGGPLVMETLLRYRDGRLSIIPQDDSIATYAEKLSKEEGLIDWNLPVEDVHNKIRGMYPWPGAYYFWTPEGKEPLRLVLRPGKPGDEEVGDNAPGTIVDEYDGMLGIACKDKIYLASKVKPAGKKEMDGKAFMCGYMNKC; encoded by the coding sequence ATGGCAGAAAAGCGCTGGAAAATAGTTTTCATGGGAACACCGGACTTTGCGTCCACCATTCTCGAATATCTCGTGGAATGGGACGGCTGCGAAGTCATTGCCGCTTATAGCCAGCCGGACCGCAAATGCGGGCGCGGGCAGAAGGTACGTTGTTCCGCTGTCAAAGAAGTCGCTTTAAAGCATGACATCCCGGTATACCAGCCCTTGAATTTCAAGGATGAGAAAGATGTTGAAGAACTGCGTTCTCTTGAGCCCGATTTTCTGGTTGTTGCGGCCTACGGGCTGATCCTGCCGCAAGCGGTGCTGGACATTCCTGCGGTTATGCCCATCAACGTGCATGCTTCTCTGCTGCCCAAATATCGCGGTGCTGCCCCCATTCACAGGTCAGTTGCAAACGGTGATCACGCCACCGGCATAACCATCATGAAAATGGAAGCCGGCCTTGATACCGGCCCCATACTGCTGCAACAGGCGCTCGGGATTGCATGGGATGATTTTACCGGTAAAATTCACGATGAGCTGGCTGCCATGGGCGGCCCTCTGGTCATGGAAACATTGCTGCGCTACCGGGATGGTCGTTTGTCCATAATTCCTCAGGACGACTCCATTGCCACTTACGCAGAAAAGCTGAGCAAGGAAGAGGGACTGATCGACTGGAACTTACCGGTTGAAGACGTTCATAATAAAATCAGAGGCATGTATCCATGGCCCGGTGCTTATTACTTCTGGACTCCAGAGGGCAAAGAGCCTCTCCGTCTTGTGCTCCGACCCGGTAAACCCGGTGATGAAGAAGTCGGTGACAATGCCCCCGGAACCATCGTCGACGAATATGACGGTATGCTCGGCATCGCCTGCAAAGATAAAATTTACCTCGCATCCAAGGTGAAGCCCGCCGGAAAGAAAGAAATGGACGGCAAGGCCTTCATGTGCGGCTATATGAATAAATGCTAG
- a CDS encoding DUF116 domain-containing protein — protein sequence MSVEKDNKKRLFIGLITGTCMLLCAFLGLLWYVPYAGLDSFGTWATISWGLFIFALIVLVGWAYAGLLANVVLHRTFPFSHKARGLSVKLFLPLMTILGRIFGLSKRKIRGSFIKVNNELVLSEVGRFDPEKIMILTPHCLQASRCDMRLTYDIDNCKRCGLCTIKGLLELRDKYGVHFHVATGGTIARRLVVQNRPRMIIAIACERDLASGIQDTYPLPVYGVLNERPNGPCLDTQVSLIDVENALRRFLKEDKLPEDADKNVGLTPLTGL from the coding sequence ATGAGTGTAGAAAAAGATAACAAAAAGCGTCTGTTCATCGGTCTGATCACCGGGACCTGTATGCTTCTCTGTGCTTTCCTGGGGCTGCTCTGGTACGTACCTTATGCAGGGCTGGATTCTTTCGGCACGTGGGCAACTATCAGCTGGGGATTGTTCATTTTCGCGCTCATTGTTCTGGTGGGCTGGGCCTACGCCGGACTGCTGGCTAATGTAGTGCTGCACCGGACTTTTCCCTTTTCGCATAAAGCAAGGGGACTAAGCGTAAAACTTTTCCTGCCCCTGATGACCATTCTGGGCCGTATTTTCGGACTTTCCAAGCGCAAGATCAGAGGATCTTTTATCAAGGTCAACAATGAGCTGGTTCTTTCCGAGGTCGGCCGCTTTGATCCTGAAAAAATCATGATCCTGACTCCGCATTGCCTGCAGGCCAGCCGTTGTGACATGCGCCTGACTTACGATATTGATAACTGCAAACGTTGCGGCCTGTGTACAATCAAAGGCCTTCTTGAACTGCGCGACAAATACGGAGTCCACTTCCACGTGGCAACCGGGGGAACCATTGCCCGCCGTCTGGTTGTGCAGAACCGTCCGCGCATGATCATCGCCATTGCCTGTGAACGCGACCTAGCCAGCGGCATTCAAGATACCTATCCGCTTCCAGTTTACGGTGTGCTCAACGAACGTCCTAACGGACCCTGCCTTGATACGCAGGTTTCACTCATTGATGTGGAAAATGCTTTGCGCCGCTTTCTCAAGGAAGACAAACTTCCTGAAGATGCGGATAAAAATGTAGGTTTGACTCCTCTTACCGGGCTATAA
- a CDS encoding transcription antitermination factor NusB, with amino-acid sequence MKKNSLPGPRGVAFECVTRALDGGADAQAVLDNALTNAGLDGRDRGFVTEILYGYLRMRIRLQSVLNCFLSRPDGLPQPILRVLGMAAYEILHMDVPAYASVDWGVDSAKRLSRGKLGGLANAVLRKVARLAEDGADEDFFRRRCDSDIEFLSAYYSCPEWIVELWVDSYGRDKAELYLEAQICAPAAGFVLDTQDKKAKAAAIQLLEEEDYIASDGQAFAFYSGYWPEAFKGLKDSVNRQSYAAREALAVLTPTDWPTPVWDGCSGRGGKSRFLHSKKISPIIASDPHARRLAALKKGTPSVSAFRASAINPPLAKASIGTALLDVPCSGLGVLSRRPDTKFKRTPEDLDSLVRLQARILDNSWETIRKGGQLAYITCTLNPDENERQIASFLKRHKDAAPLKEWTTPPDSELREFFYSALIEKK; translated from the coding sequence ATGAAGAAAAATTCTTTACCCGGACCTCGGGGAGTTGCCTTTGAATGCGTTACCCGCGCCCTTGACGGGGGAGCGGATGCACAAGCGGTTTTAGACAATGCCCTCACCAACGCAGGTCTTGACGGTCGTGACCGTGGATTTGTTACTGAAATCCTGTACGGCTACCTGCGCATGCGCATAAGATTACAATCTGTCCTGAATTGTTTTCTTTCCCGTCCGGACGGCTTGCCCCAGCCCATTTTGCGGGTTCTGGGTATGGCCGCATATGAAATCCTGCATATGGATGTTCCGGCCTATGCTTCCGTGGATTGGGGTGTGGATTCCGCAAAACGTCTTTCCCGGGGTAAACTCGGAGGACTGGCGAACGCCGTACTGCGCAAAGTAGCCCGACTGGCCGAAGACGGTGCTGATGAAGATTTTTTCCGCCGCCGCTGCGACTCGGATATAGAATTTCTTTCCGCTTATTACTCCTGCCCGGAATGGATTGTTGAACTCTGGGTGGACAGCTATGGTCGCGATAAGGCCGAACTGTATCTCGAAGCTCAAATTTGTGCTCCGGCAGCAGGATTTGTGCTCGATACACAAGACAAAAAAGCCAAAGCAGCGGCCATCCAGTTATTGGAAGAGGAAGATTATATCGCCTCGGACGGACAGGCTTTCGCCTTTTATTCCGGCTACTGGCCTGAAGCTTTTAAAGGCTTGAAAGATTCTGTGAACCGTCAGAGCTACGCAGCACGCGAAGCACTGGCCGTGCTTACCCCTACAGATTGGCCTACTCCAGTCTGGGATGGATGTTCCGGGCGCGGCGGGAAATCGCGTTTCCTGCATTCAAAAAAGATTTCACCCATTATTGCAAGCGACCCCCACGCCAGAAGACTTGCGGCTTTAAAAAAAGGAACTCCTTCAGTGTCTGCTTTCCGTGCCTCGGCAATCAACCCGCCACTGGCAAAAGCCTCCATCGGAACCGCTCTGCTGGATGTACCCTGCTCTGGACTGGGTGTTCTTTCCCGCAGGCCGGATACCAAGTTCAAGCGTACTCCTGAAGACCTGGATTCACTGGTCCGTTTACAGGCGCGCATTCTGGACAACAGCTGGGAAACAATCCGCAAAGGCGGTCAATTGGCATACATCACCTGCACCCTCAATCCAGATGAGAACGAACGCCAGATCGCGTCCTTCCTGAAACGGCATAAAGACGCCGCCCCACTCAAAGAGTGGACGACACCACCGGACTCGGAACTGCGTGAATTCTTTTATTCTGCATTAATTGAAAAGAAATAA
- a CDS encoding tetratricopeptide repeat protein has protein sequence MASAEQSTGKQKIKGVFSSQNVQKIGTGTTVRRTISKMYWMAEELTPESVEVQALNTDYVPSGPKSTVPMEEFLSKYSPEPEFYVSTVYPKMQELNTTIERGEKARQAGATYSAEFEFQNALGVDEDNVKANFGLGLTYMERGESNKANDIFNRLVKLDAAFQTEHKHLFNEFGINLRKTGMQDQAIDYYDRALEMTANDENLHYNIARAYFEKGVLDKCSAHLKKALDLNHEHVEASKFLEFLKKHHPDQVS, from the coding sequence ATGGCCTCTGCGGAACAAAGTACGGGAAAGCAAAAAATAAAGGGTGTATTCTCCAGTCAGAATGTCCAGAAGATAGGGACCGGCACTACAGTGCGGCGGACTATCAGCAAGATGTACTGGATGGCAGAAGAACTTACACCGGAGAGTGTCGAAGTTCAGGCTTTGAATACAGATTATGTACCGTCTGGACCGAAATCAACTGTTCCCATGGAAGAATTCCTTTCAAAGTATTCTCCAGAACCTGAGTTTTATGTTTCCACTGTTTATCCCAAGATGCAGGAGCTCAATACAACTATTGAGCGTGGGGAGAAAGCAAGGCAGGCCGGGGCGACTTACAGTGCTGAGTTTGAATTTCAGAACGCGCTTGGCGTGGATGAGGATAACGTAAAAGCTAATTTCGGTCTGGGATTGACATATATGGAACGCGGGGAATCCAATAAAGCTAACGATATATTTAACAGACTGGTTAAGCTTGATGCCGCATTTCAGACAGAACATAAGCATCTTTTCAATGAATTCGGTATTAACTTACGCAAGACAGGAATGCAGGATCAGGCCATTGATTATTATGACCGGGCTTTGGAAATGACTGCTAACGATGAGAATCTTCATTATAATATCGCCCGTGCTTATTTTGAAAAAGGAGTGCTCGATAAATGCTCCGCTCATTTGAAAAAAGCCCTTGATCTAAATCACGAGCATGTGGAAGCCTCAAAATTTCTTGAGTTCCTAAAAAAGCATCATCCTGATCAGGTCTCGTAG
- a CDS encoding cupin domain-containing protein, producing the protein MSKAKVGQRIKSFREKQEISLKEFSKRTGLGEDFLKAVEEKEKYPSLGPLLKIARALGVRLGTFLDDQVSKDPLIVKLGEREEEFSMHSDKENTASMKYFSLAKGKSDRHMEPFFIEIQPEDDTPKMTSHEGEEFIIVVSGKLKVAYGKEESVLEAGDSVYFNSVVPHYVAAEGNEKCDIYAVLYFPE; encoded by the coding sequence ATGAGCAAAGCAAAAGTAGGACAGCGGATTAAATCATTCAGGGAGAAACAGGAAATCAGCCTTAAAGAATTTTCCAAGCGCACCGGCCTCGGAGAAGATTTCCTTAAAGCAGTTGAAGAAAAAGAAAAATACCCATCCCTAGGTCCTCTACTTAAAATTGCCAGAGCTCTCGGTGTCAGGCTTGGAACATTTCTTGACGATCAGGTCAGCAAAGATCCGCTTATTGTTAAACTTGGAGAACGTGAAGAAGAATTCTCCATGCATTCCGATAAAGAAAATACTGCTTCCATGAAATACTTCTCACTTGCCAAAGGCAAGAGCGACCGCCACATGGAACCGTTTTTCATTGAAATACAGCCTGAGGATGATACGCCCAAAATGACATCCCACGAAGGCGAAGAGTTCATCATCGTTGTTTCCGGTAAGCTGAAAGTGGCTTACGGCAAGGAAGAAAGCGTGCTGGAAGCAGGCGACAGTGTTTATTTCAATTCCGTGGTCCCGCACTACGTAGCTGCTGAAGGCAACGAGAAGTGTGACATTTACGCGGTTCTTTATTTCCCGGAATAA